A genomic window from Sporosarcina sp. Marseille-Q4063 includes:
- a CDS encoding DUF3889 domain-containing protein has translation MMRKTFIALGIFTIVNAAPAHIQTLANAQQEVPAYAKWGKLAVQETQAKYPTANIIDYLHEGSESNGDSTIEKFKLWLKDDDHEFGVFVRIEFNTETEKVVAINFQETSR, from the coding sequence ATGATGCGAAAAACTTTTATTGCGCTCGGAATTTTTACGATTGTTAATGCTGCACCTGCCCATATCCAAACACTTGCCAATGCACAACAGGAAGTTCCAGCCTACGCCAAATGGGGGAAACTTGCTGTACAAGAGACCCAAGCAAAATATCCTACCGCCAATATTATTGACTATCTGCATGAAGGCAGTGAATCAAATGGCGATTCAACAATCGAAAAGTTTAAGCTATGGTTAAAAGATGACGACCATGAATTCGGTGTTTTTGTACGAATTGAGTTTAACACCGAGACTGAAAAAGTTGTTGCGATTAATTTCCAAGAAACTTCGAGATGA
- a CDS encoding purine-nucleoside phosphorylase, translated as MINMNEIAEARDFVLGKINVFPKVGIILGSGLGSLADEIKNAVSIPYEDIPHFSKSDAIGHANELVIGELQGQIVAAMKGRYHYYEGYSLSEVTFPVRVLKALGIEKLVITNACGAVNTEFNAGELMLITDHINLVGSNPLIGKNNDELGPRFTDVSEVYSHKLRTMASKVAEEKGITLREGVYAWLSGPVYETPAEVRMIRILGGDAAGMSTVPEATVAIHAGLEVLGISCLTNMACGILDEPLSHEEVLEVAAKSRNTFVDLIKGILKEI; from the coding sequence ATGATTAATATGAATGAAATAGCGGAAGCTAGAGATTTTGTCCTCGGTAAAATAAATGTATTTCCAAAGGTTGGAATCATTCTGGGATCGGGATTGGGGAGTCTTGCGGATGAAATCAAAAATGCGGTTAGCATTCCGTACGAGGATATTCCTCACTTTTCCAAATCCGATGCGATAGGTCATGCCAATGAACTTGTTATAGGTGAATTGCAAGGTCAAATCGTCGCAGCTATGAAGGGGCGTTATCACTATTATGAAGGGTATTCCTTAAGTGAAGTAACCTTTCCGGTTCGAGTACTAAAAGCGCTTGGGATCGAAAAACTTGTCATCACGAATGCTTGCGGGGCAGTTAATACAGAATTCAACGCGGGTGAGTTGATGCTCATTACTGATCATATTAACTTGGTCGGATCAAATCCGCTCATCGGTAAAAATAACGACGAGTTGGGACCGCGTTTTACGGATGTATCTGAAGTTTATAGTCATAAATTGCGTACTATGGCTTCGAAAGTGGCTGAAGAGAAGGGCATAACATTACGTGAAGGCGTATATGCATGGTTGAGCGGCCCCGTTTATGAAACGCCGGCTGAAGTTCGGATGATCCGTATACTCGGTGGAGATGCAGCTGGAATGTCAACAGTACCTGAGGCAACAGTAGCTATTCATGCCGGATTGGAAGTATTGGGTATATCTTGCTTAACCAATATGGCTTGCGGAATTTTAGATGAGCCTTTAAGCCATGAAGAAGTACTTGAAGTTGCCGCTAAATCCCGTAATACGTTTGTAGATTTGATTAAAGGAATCTTGAAAGAGATATAA
- a CDS encoding LLM class flavin-dependent oxidoreductase yields MTIKLSILDQSPIAEGSTAMESLIYTAELAKKAEEWGYTRFWVSEHHDATTLAGSSPEILMAHLATVTSTIRIGSGGVMLPHYSAYKVAENFKLLEALFPGRIDAGIGRAPGGMPRATYALNDGEYRDIHKFPQQVDDLLMYLHDTMPEDHPYFGLKATPITESTPPVWMLGSSPSSAALAAEKGLPYMFAQFINGEGGIISAKLYRETFQASKALQKPKQAVAVFFACAETEEEAERIVSSLDLSLILSAQGIPSKGTPSPEKAMSYTYTNFEKPHVLENRKRMIIGTPKTARLQIEKLAEEFGADEVMLVMIAYDFQDKLKSYELIAKEMLK; encoded by the coding sequence ATGACTATAAAATTAAGCATCTTAGATCAATCGCCAATTGCTGAAGGAAGTACGGCAATGGAGTCATTAATATATACCGCTGAGCTTGCCAAAAAAGCTGAAGAGTGGGGCTACACTCGTTTCTGGGTTTCTGAACATCATGATGCGACGACACTCGCAGGTTCTTCACCGGAAATATTGATGGCACATTTAGCGACAGTCACTTCTACAATACGAATCGGTTCAGGCGGCGTTATGCTTCCGCATTATTCGGCTTACAAAGTTGCTGAAAACTTCAAGTTGTTAGAAGCATTATTTCCGGGAAGAATCGATGCGGGCATCGGTCGTGCCCCCGGTGGAATGCCGCGGGCTACTTATGCGCTGAATGACGGGGAATACCGAGATATCCATAAATTTCCCCAGCAAGTAGATGATTTACTCATGTACTTGCATGATACAATGCCCGAAGACCATCCTTATTTCGGGTTGAAAGCAACACCGATTACAGAGTCCACGCCGCCAGTTTGGATGTTGGGTTCGAGTCCGAGTTCTGCTGCATTAGCTGCTGAGAAAGGGTTGCCGTATATGTTTGCGCAATTTATTAACGGTGAAGGCGGGATAATCTCAGCTAAACTTTATCGTGAAACTTTTCAGGCCTCGAAGGCGTTGCAGAAACCTAAACAAGCAGTCGCAGTTTTCTTCGCATGTGCTGAAACGGAAGAAGAAGCCGAGCGAATTGTTTCTTCACTCGACCTATCGCTCATTCTTTCCGCACAAGGGATTCCTTCAAAAGGAACGCCTTCACCGGAAAAAGCGATGTCGTACACATACACGAATTTTGAAAAACCGCATGTTCTTGAAAATCGAAAGCGGATGATCATCGGTACACCTAAAACGGCGCGGTTACAAATTGAAAAACTTGCTGAAGAATTTGGCGCTGATGAGGTTATGCTAGTCATGATCGCTTATGATTTTCAGGACAAACTCAAGTCTTATGAATTAATTGCAAAAGAGATGTTGAAATAA
- a CDS encoding type III polyketide synthase — MPKILSVSTFKPPHEVQQHQAAELTRALFSERFSNIERLLRVFDNGDIETRNICMPLDWFEREHDFEERNALYIKHAVDYGVQAVESCLQGDMLKRPIDASEIDAIFFISSSGISTPSIEARIMNLLPFRDDTKRVPIWGLGCAGGASGISRAYEYCLAYPTANVLVLSVELCSLTFQKDDYSKSNLVGASLFSDGVACALIAGDYSNLKANANQPTPRVIATSSKFMPDSEDVMGWDVKNSGLHVIFSKSIPSIITKWLGPFVHEFLDVNELTKNDITHFVAHPGGKKVLESYEAALGFDSTKTDVSRDILRENGNMSSPTILYVLERFMENKPDAGDYGLMAALGPGFCGELLLLKWE; from the coding sequence ATGCCTAAAATTCTTTCTGTTAGCACCTTTAAACCGCCTCATGAAGTGCAGCAACATCAGGCGGCTGAATTAACCCGTGCATTATTCAGCGAGAGGTTTTCCAATATTGAAAGATTGTTAAGGGTTTTTGATAATGGCGATATTGAGACACGAAATATATGCATGCCGTTAGACTGGTTTGAGAGAGAGCATGATTTTGAAGAACGCAATGCGCTTTATATCAAACATGCCGTCGATTATGGCGTCCAAGCGGTTGAATCCTGTCTACAAGGAGATATGTTAAAGCGTCCCATTGATGCATCGGAAATAGACGCTATTTTCTTTATTTCTAGCAGCGGAATTTCAACGCCGAGCATTGAAGCTCGTATTATGAATCTACTTCCCTTTCGCGACGATACGAAGCGCGTTCCAATCTGGGGACTTGGTTGTGCAGGTGGCGCTTCCGGAATCAGTAGAGCCTATGAATATTGTTTAGCCTATCCTACTGCCAACGTACTCGTTTTATCCGTAGAATTGTGTAGCTTGACGTTTCAAAAAGATGACTATTCGAAGAGCAATCTTGTCGGGGCTTCCTTATTTTCCGATGGCGTAGCCTGTGCATTGATCGCAGGGGATTATTCAAATCTCAAGGCGAATGCGAATCAACCGACGCCAAGGGTAATCGCAACTTCTTCAAAGTTCATGCCAGATTCAGAAGATGTCATGGGCTGGGATGTGAAAAACAGCGGCCTTCACGTTATATTTTCAAAAAGTATACCAAGCATTATTACGAAATGGTTGGGCCCGTTTGTGCATGAATTTCTTGATGTTAATGAATTGACGAAAAATGATATTACCCATTTTGTCGCGCATCCTGGCGGCAAAAAAGTTTTGGAATCTTATGAAGCTGCACTTGGGTTTGATTCGACTAAGACGGATGTTTCCAGGGATATTTTACGGGAGAATGGAAACATGTCATCGCCGACGATTCTGTATGTACTTGAACGATTCATGGAGAACAAACCGGATGCTGGCGACTATGGGTTGATGGCCGCCCTTGGACCAGGTTTTTGCGGGGAACTTCTTTTATTGAAGTGGGAGTGA
- a CDS encoding isoprenylcysteine carboxyl methyltransferase family protein — MLFYIIIAIVIIQRIVELVIAKRNEKWMRSQGAFEAGAEHYPIMVAMHIAFFISLLIEVLVLDRPLSPLWIPLLSIFLIAQVARVWCLASLGKFWNTKIIILPGADVVKKGPYQFIRHPNYVIVATELLVLPLIFNAYFTAIVFSILNIWMLSVRIPTEEKALKEVTNYKEKFGLKSGRSDV, encoded by the coding sequence ATGCTATTTTACATCATCATTGCCATTGTCATTATCCAACGAATTGTTGAACTGGTCATTGCGAAAAGAAATGAAAAATGGATGCGGAGTCAAGGTGCATTTGAAGCGGGTGCCGAGCACTATCCGATCATGGTCGCGATGCATATCGCATTTTTCATTTCACTGCTTATAGAGGTATTAGTACTAGATAGACCACTATCGCCACTTTGGATCCCGCTTCTTTCTATATTCTTGATTGCGCAAGTCGCCAGGGTCTGGTGCCTTGCTTCACTGGGCAAGTTTTGGAACACGAAAATTATTATTTTACCCGGCGCGGATGTCGTGAAAAAAGGGCCTTATCAATTTATTCGCCATCCGAATTATGTGATTGTAGCGACAGAATTACTAGTTTTACCGTTAATTTTCAATGCGTACTTTACGGCCATTGTGTTTTCCATCCTTAATATATGGATGCTTTCGGTCCGGATTCCCACGGAAGAAAAAGCTTTGAAAGAGGTAACCAATTACAAAGAGAAATTTGGGTTAAAATCTGGTAGGAGTGATGTTTAA
- a CDS encoding LLM class flavin-dependent oxidoreductase: MKLSVLDQAPITKGNTAPDALKKAEELAILADELGYTRMWMAEHHGTNTFASSAPEVTAAHLAAKTKNLRIGTGGVMMMHYSPLKLAEVFKTLSAFSPGRIDFGVGRAPGGDNHSIYALSEGRQPMTHNMYDKFELAMQLINDEVPEDNLYNKTIATPAQVVLPEAWLLGSTGNSAIQAGRMGVGYSFAEFFMGGMTTEILEAYRKNFEPTVFMEKPEIKVTYMVTTAETSEEAEYEALPQDIWRLLFTKGRIGQVLSPEEAANFQLTEMDRMTIQQNRSIHIVGSAKEVATKLREEQAHYGFDEAMICSIPHSQEKRLEVYRLLARELF, from the coding sequence ATGAAACTAAGTGTATTAGACCAAGCACCGATTACAAAAGGTAATACAGCGCCAGATGCTTTGAAAAAAGCGGAGGAATTGGCCATTTTAGCGGATGAATTAGGTTATACAAGAATGTGGATGGCGGAGCATCACGGAACAAATACTTTCGCCAGTTCAGCACCCGAAGTGACGGCTGCCCATTTAGCGGCGAAAACGAAGAACCTGCGAATTGGAACGGGCGGCGTCATGATGATGCACTACTCGCCGTTGAAATTAGCGGAAGTATTTAAAACGTTGAGCGCATTTTCACCAGGTCGAATTGACTTTGGCGTAGGGCGGGCACCGGGCGGCGACAATCATTCCATTTACGCTTTATCTGAAGGACGCCAACCGATGACCCATAATATGTATGATAAATTTGAACTCGCTATGCAACTAATTAATGACGAAGTGCCAGAAGATAATTTGTACAATAAAACCATCGCGACGCCGGCACAAGTGGTGTTGCCTGAAGCATGGTTGTTAGGGTCGACTGGGAATAGCGCCATTCAAGCAGGACGCATGGGTGTCGGCTATTCATTTGCGGAGTTTTTCATGGGTGGCATGACGACAGAAATATTGGAAGCTTATAGAAAGAACTTTGAACCGACCGTGTTTATGGAAAAACCGGAGATTAAAGTGACTTATATGGTAACAACTGCTGAAACTTCTGAAGAGGCTGAGTATGAGGCATTGCCGCAAGATATTTGGCGTCTATTGTTTACAAAAGGGCGTATCGGTCAAGTATTGTCGCCTGAAGAGGCCGCAAACTTTCAATTAACTGAAATGGATCGCATGACGATTCAACAAAATCGTAGCATTCACATTGTAGGATCAGCAAAAGAAGTGGCAACTAAACTTCGAGAAGAGCAGGCACATTACGGCTTTGATGAAGCGATGATTTGCAGCATTCCGCATTCACAAGAGAAGCGATTAGAAGTTTATCGTTTGTTGGCACGTGAATTGTTTTAA
- a CDS encoding DUF896 domain-containing protein: MIKELGRINELAKKQREEGLTNAEIVEQTVLREDYLRQIRGQVLDTFSGLTVIDPLGNDVTPDKVRDFKKEGS, from the coding sequence ATGATAAAAGAGTTAGGTCGAATCAATGAATTGGCAAAAAAACAGCGTGAAGAAGGTTTGACCAACGCTGAAATAGTAGAGCAGACGGTATTGCGCGAAGATTACTTACGTCAAATTCGCGGGCAAGTGCTTGATACATTTTCTGGTTTAACAGTAATCGATCCATTAGGAAATGATGTTACACCAGATAAAGTGCGCGATTTCAAAAAGGAAGGAAGTTAA
- a CDS encoding LLM class oxidoreductase — MKKFQTHKGFARTFKENKLTLGLFFPLEAYSGSFPKMELQEQMALAKKAESLGFASLFVRDAPLYEPNFGDVGFLYDSFMFLTYVAAHTKKIALGTASVVTPLRNPLHLAKAAATLESLSGQRFLFGAATGDRPIEFPAFKVNPNEKEALFKESIEVMRQVWRESFPEIRTEHVELTAGDVVPKPELGDIPVFGTGYSGQTIDWLAQHTDGWLFYAQGVNEQRELIKNWHEAAGGFKPFTQPVAIDLSANPNEAPKPITGGFRAGYKFIIDYLYAYQDAGVNHVLFGLKSGSRPANEVIQELGEYVVPHFPSIMKKEVF; from the coding sequence ATGAAGAAGTTTCAAACGCATAAAGGTTTTGCGCGTACTTTTAAGGAAAACAAATTAACGCTTGGATTATTCTTTCCACTAGAGGCGTATTCGGGAAGTTTCCCCAAAATGGAATTACAAGAACAAATGGCACTTGCCAAGAAGGCTGAGAGTTTAGGATTTGCTTCTTTGTTTGTGAGAGATGCGCCGCTTTATGAACCGAACTTTGGAGATGTGGGATTTCTTTATGATTCATTCATGTTTTTAACGTACGTGGCGGCACATACTAAAAAAATCGCGCTTGGCACTGCTAGTGTTGTGACACCACTGCGAAACCCACTCCATTTGGCGAAAGCAGCCGCGACATTGGAGAGTTTATCAGGGCAACGCTTCTTATTTGGTGCAGCGACAGGGGACAGACCCATTGAGTTCCCTGCATTCAAAGTAAATCCGAATGAGAAAGAAGCATTGTTTAAAGAATCGATAGAAGTGATGAGACAAGTCTGGCGGGAATCATTCCCAGAAATTCGAACAGAACATGTTGAACTGACGGCAGGAGACGTTGTGCCAAAGCCGGAACTTGGTGATATTCCGGTTTTCGGTACAGGTTATTCGGGGCAGACGATTGATTGGTTGGCACAACACACGGATGGTTGGTTATTTTATGCGCAAGGTGTCAATGAGCAACGCGAACTTATTAAAAATTGGCATGAAGCAGCAGGCGGATTCAAACCGTTTACGCAACCCGTTGCAATCGATTTATCCGCAAATCCAAATGAAGCACCAAAGCCGATAACCGGCGGATTTAGAGCGGGTTATAAATTTATCATCGATTATTTGTATGCGTATCAAGATGCAGGGGTCAATCATGTGTTGTTTGGGCTGAAATCTGGAAGTCGCCCTGCGAATGAAGTCATTCAAGAACTAGGGGAATATGTGGTTCCGCATTTCCCATCAATTATGAAGAAAGAAGTGTTTTAA
- a CDS encoding Rrf2 family transcriptional regulator — translation MRMKTGVEQAVYAILLLNMLPDKAVLPGEAISQKLGTSPSYSQKLLRRLVSANLISSVPGVKGGFRLYKKPEDIRIYDIYLAIEGHQSLYSPSGILDDMLDLEEEDQCCLLTNLMDEAEVAWKTVLKRETIASLSDEIQADRFSEQVTALRELIQEKMVL, via the coding sequence TTGAGAATGAAGACAGGTGTGGAACAAGCGGTTTATGCCATCCTTCTACTAAATATGTTACCCGATAAAGCCGTGCTGCCAGGCGAAGCAATCAGTCAAAAGCTAGGGACTTCTCCTTCATACTCTCAGAAATTATTGAGGAGGTTAGTAAGTGCGAATTTGATATCTTCTGTTCCTGGGGTAAAGGGCGGTTTTAGATTATATAAAAAACCGGAAGATATTCGGATATATGATATTTATCTAGCGATAGAAGGGCATCAATCACTTTATTCCCCGAGCGGTATTCTCGATGACATGCTTGATTTGGAAGAAGAAGATCAATGTTGCTTATTAACAAATTTAATGGATGAGGCCGAAGTTGCTTGGAAAACTGTGTTAAAGCGTGAAACGATTGCTTCTTTATCCGATGAAATTCAAGCGGATCGTTTTTCAGAACAAGTGACTGCTTTACGGGAATTGATTCAAGAAAAAATGGTTTTATAA
- the hutG gene encoding formimidoylglutamase has protein sequence MKKIPSFNWNGRTDHETDWNQFRYHQVIGEEANCVLIGFECDEGVRRNNGRVGAAEAPDALRTALSNMAWRLPEGKQLADAGNVVCDGEQLEEAQAELGSVVKKKLDESRTPIILGGGHETFYGHYLGARGFLGKDKKLGIINIDAHFDMRPYDEQPSSGTMFRQVMENDANAGYLVLGIQRYGNTESLFQKADELGCEYIYEDELTDEKMNAAVDAFIANHDAIILTLCMDVLEADAAPGVSAPSPFGLHPKVVRSIIRKVTSNSKTLSFDIAEVNPTLDPDGRTVKLGAAFVNEAIMSFYK, from the coding sequence ATGAAGAAAATACCATCATTTAATTGGAATGGAAGAACGGATCATGAAACTGATTGGAATCAGTTCAGGTACCACCAGGTTATAGGTGAAGAAGCTAACTGTGTACTGATCGGTTTTGAGTGTGATGAAGGGGTAAGGCGTAATAATGGGCGTGTTGGCGCTGCGGAAGCACCGGATGCCTTACGGACGGCCCTTTCGAATATGGCGTGGCGACTTCCAGAAGGGAAGCAGCTTGCTGACGCGGGAAATGTTGTCTGCGATGGGGAACAGTTAGAAGAAGCGCAGGCAGAACTAGGTTCGGTTGTGAAGAAGAAATTGGACGAAAGTAGAACGCCAATTATTCTAGGCGGGGGCCATGAAACGTTTTATGGCCATTATCTTGGTGCTCGCGGTTTCCTAGGTAAGGATAAGAAACTGGGAATCATTAATATCGATGCGCATTTTGATATGAGACCGTATGATGAGCAGCCTTCTTCGGGGACGATGTTTCGTCAAGTAATGGAGAATGATGCAAATGCGGGCTATCTCGTTCTGGGGATTCAACGTTATGGAAATACGGAGAGTTTATTCCAAAAGGCTGATGAGCTTGGTTGTGAATATATTTATGAAGATGAACTGACTGATGAGAAGATGAATGCCGCAGTGGATGCCTTTATCGCAAATCATGATGCAATTATTTTAACGCTTTGCATGGATGTTCTTGAAGCAGACGCGGCACCCGGTGTAAGTGCGCCGTCTCCATTTGGACTGCACCCGAAAGTCGTTCGGTCAATCATTCGAAAAGTAACGTCGAATTCAAAAACGCTTTCTTTTGATATAGCGGAAGTGAACCCGACGCTTGACCCTGATGGAAGAACAGTGAAATTAGGGGCGGCGTTTGTGAATGAAGCAATCATGAGTTTTTATAAATAA
- the nhaC gene encoding Na+/H+ antiporter NhaC yields MFRIKSVISPTFLEAVVLVVAIIALLNVSIIKFGAVPHLPILFSILLLIFYGLVKKVSYKQLERGLVEGAGEGMAAVFLFFFIGILVSSWIMSGTIPTLIYAGFTLITPTFFFAIVFVVTAIVGISIGSSLTTVATVGVAFIGMATVLDLSLAITAGAIVSGAFFGDKMSPLSDTTNLASSIVGVDLFEHIRNMGWTTIPAFFLSLIFFGLLSPGVSLTDVDKIKLFQEGLLETGMIHWYTIIPLIVLFALTMLKMPALMTLAVSSGSAIAISFFHHSYGATEIFNILFGGFVSTTGIADIDALLTRGGMESMMFTVGLVLLALSMGGLLFTLGIVQCLLAKIESLLRKVSSVIAASALTAIGINVLIGEQYLSILLTGQAFGSQYEKVGLAPKNLSRVMEDAGTVVNPLVPWSVCGIFITKMLGVATLTYLPFAFFCLLSPILTVLFGYMGKTLTYREVEENTIV; encoded by the coding sequence ATGTTTCGAATAAAATCAGTTATTTCGCCCACATTTCTAGAGGCTGTTGTATTAGTTGTCGCAATTATTGCGCTGCTAAATGTAAGTATTATCAAATTTGGTGCGGTACCGCATTTACCGATTTTGTTTTCTATTTTATTATTAATTTTTTATGGACTTGTTAAAAAGGTTTCATACAAGCAACTTGAACGCGGTTTGGTAGAAGGTGCGGGTGAAGGGATGGCGGCTGTATTTCTATTCTTCTTTATCGGGATTTTAGTAAGTAGCTGGATAATGAGCGGAACGATTCCGACGCTGATTTATGCGGGGTTCACGTTAATTACGCCGACGTTTTTCTTTGCCATTGTTTTTGTTGTTACGGCGATTGTCGGGATTTCAATCGGAAGTTCATTGACGACGGTCGCGACTGTGGGAGTTGCTTTTATCGGCATGGCAACTGTGCTTGATTTATCCCTGGCAATCACGGCAGGTGCGATTGTGTCGGGAGCATTTTTCGGAGATAAAATGTCTCCGTTATCAGATACTACAAACTTGGCATCATCAATTGTCGGCGTCGATTTGTTTGAACATATCAGAAATATGGGGTGGACGACCATTCCGGCATTTTTTTTATCGCTGATTTTCTTTGGACTTCTATCACCCGGTGTTTCTTTGACGGATGTTGATAAAATTAAATTGTTCCAAGAAGGCCTGTTGGAAACCGGGATGATCCATTGGTATACGATTATTCCGTTAATCGTTTTATTTGCCTTAACAATGTTGAAAATGCCAGCGCTAATGACATTGGCGGTCAGTTCCGGGAGTGCGATTGCGATTTCATTTTTCCACCATAGTTACGGCGCAACAGAGATTTTTAACATTTTATTTGGTGGTTTTGTTTCCACAACTGGAATTGCAGATATTGATGCACTCCTGACGCGTGGCGGTATGGAAAGCATGATGTTTACGGTTGGTTTAGTATTGCTGGCGCTTAGTATGGGGGGCTTGTTATTTACGCTAGGCATTGTGCAATGCTTGCTTGCGAAAATTGAAAGTCTGTTGCGTAAAGTGTCATCTGTCATTGCTGCATCCGCGTTAACCGCGATCGGGATTAACGTATTGATTGGCGAGCAGTATTTATCGATTTTATTAACGGGACAAGCATTTGGGTCGCAATATGAAAAGGTTGGACTTGCTCCAAAGAACCTAAGTCGAGTGATGGAGGACGCGGGGACGGTTGTGAATCCCTTAGTGCCGTGGAGCGTTTGTGGTATATTTATTACAAAGATGTTGGGTGTCGCGACACTCACTTACTTACCGTTTGCATTCTTTTGTCTGCTATCTCCGATTTTAACCGTATTGTTCGGATATATGGGGAAGACTTTGACGTACCGGGAAGTTGAAGAAAACACTATCGTTTAA